TTCGACAACGTCTTCGCACCCCGATGGGGCCAGAGGAACGGCGTGCGGGTCGTGGTGGAACACGTCGGGCTCGCGGAGATCCCGGCGATCGCCGCGGGGGAGGCCGCGCGGGTGGCGGCGGGCGCGGATCCCGGCCACGACCTCATCCAGCACCTCACGCCGCCGGCCACGCTGGAGCGCCAAGTGGACGCCGACGCACACCGCGAGGTGATCGAGGAGCTCAAGCGCAGGGTCGGTCCCTACATCGAGCTCGCCGAAAAGAGCACCTTCAACCCGGTGACGCGCCGCTACTTCGGCGTGTCGGACAACTTCGTGCCGGATCCGATGCACTACCGCGGATGGCTATGGCGCCAGGCGGCGGCCCGCGTGACGGGCGATCGCCGTGTGCCGGCAGCAGGCCCGGTGACTTGGGACCACGTCCGATGGGCCGGAAGGGAGCTCAAGCGGATGGGTCATCCCGTCGGCCTGGGGCTGTCGCAGGAGATCGACACGGGGATGTTCCTGCGCGCGCTGATGTACTCGTGGGGCACGTCCGAGCAGGACGAGGGCGGCAACGTCGTCCTCGACAGGCCGCCGTTCCGCCAGCGGACGCTCGACGCGCTGCGGTTCGTCAAGGCGCTGTACGATGAGACGATGTTCCCCGGCGTGTTTGCGTGGACCGCGGCGTCCAACAACGAGGAGTTCCTGGCCGGGCGTGTGTCGATCGCGATGAACGCGATCTCGATCACCCGGACCGCCCAGTCCATGGCCGCACAGGCCATCCGCCGCGGCGAGAACCCGAACGAGTCCCGGGCCGTCCTGCTCGCGCGGGACACGTTGATCACCGAGCGGGCTCCGGCGGGGCCAGCCGGAGCCAGAGGTCTGGAGCACGTCATGGGTGTGTACACGCTGTGGCGGAACCGCCCGCGGCCGGTC
Above is a genomic segment from Armatimonadota bacterium containing:
- a CDS encoding twin-arginine translocation signal domain-containing protein, producing MEDDREETRWVQVADGRWRRMTRREFLRLAGAGLAAASVGPFVFTSKSFAQQPTLRILQWRHFVPPYDEWFDNVFAPRWGQRNGVRVVVEHVGLAEIPAIAAGEAARVAAGADPGHDLIQHLTPPATLERQVDADAHREVIEELKRRVGPYIELAEKSTFNPVTRRYFGVSDNFVPDPMHYRGWLWRQAAARVTGDRRVPAAGPVTWDHVRWAGRELKRMGHPVGLGLSQEIDTGMFLRALMYSWGTSEQDEGGNVVLDRPPFRQRTLDALRFVKALYDETMFPGVFAWTAASNNEEFLAGRVSIAMNAISITRTAQSMAAQAIRRGENPNESRAVLLARDTLITERAPAGPAGARGLEHVMGVYTLWRNRPRPVREAAKKFLIDLILSFDPDVAAREGWPPGKFQASQAYDYPTFQNSISRAKRLAYLRDDPVSKAAGDRPDKLATIETAYEWAHNVGWPGPSSAAIDEVFNTWILNVMFARVAQGIDTPERALDAAAGQMRRIFQKWREQGLVGGSR